The Vibrio tubiashii genome includes a window with the following:
- a CDS encoding SgrR family transcriptional regulator, with protein MSSPRLRVQFETLFEHYKGQDCGVQLEDITEILFCTRRNARIVLNKMEEEGWLEWHPAPGRGKLSQLIFKRSRADVSENLARRYLEEGKIGQALKVLDQDTAKLAQVVESYLGIVHQEGQQVVRLPYYRALSTLNPTLPIRRSELHIVQQIFSGLTYIDDSEELQPDLAHSWEMLTPRHWRFYIRPSVRFHNGDLLTSQTVVDNLLALQQKKLFSHIADVSSPSHLIVDVKLSRDDYQLALLLSESCAKIMLPQENRAEDYDLFPVGTGPYRVIQNDNKRLVLQAFDGYFGFRPLLDRIEVWVIDDLHSSMIFPSLSKPLKPEVANYADSVDLDPGCTYLLLNRKNGLAAANDWANYFTQKLGTLNLFQHLPQEKIVELGVLPAHGLKPGWYHHTRHGYTSPPSYRSVTIAYHGQHPMFPTLVKCIEGLLKEDGLSVNFINYDLTVEDTSEVDIWVKPMGITTNRDDSLAGWLLNNSDIEALSREEDFEHWTKVVQEWQATQNASFPAQELGKSLVEKMQLIPMFHCWLGVSKDHCGSLQNAKCNALGWFDFSKVWVKPEIAEATNSHQEEG; from the coding sequence ATGAGCAGCCCAAGACTTAGAGTTCAGTTTGAAACCTTGTTTGAGCATTACAAGGGGCAAGATTGCGGTGTCCAGCTTGAAGATATCACCGAGATACTGTTTTGTACTCGTCGTAACGCTCGAATTGTTCTGAATAAAATGGAAGAAGAAGGGTGGTTGGAATGGCACCCAGCTCCCGGTCGAGGAAAGTTATCTCAGTTAATCTTTAAGCGTAGCCGAGCTGATGTCAGCGAAAATCTAGCGCGCCGATATCTTGAAGAAGGGAAGATTGGCCAAGCGCTAAAAGTATTAGATCAAGATACGGCAAAACTTGCTCAAGTGGTTGAAAGCTATCTTGGCATTGTTCATCAAGAAGGCCAGCAAGTTGTCAGGCTGCCATATTACCGTGCACTTTCTACGTTAAATCCTACGTTGCCGATTCGCCGTTCTGAGCTGCATATCGTCCAGCAGATTTTCAGTGGTTTAACTTACATCGATGACAGTGAAGAACTTCAACCTGATCTGGCCCATTCATGGGAAATGCTCACTCCTCGTCATTGGCGGTTTTACATTCGCCCGAGTGTTAGGTTTCACAATGGAGACTTGCTCACTTCTCAAACGGTCGTTGATAACTTATTGGCACTTCAACAGAAGAAGCTGTTTTCACATATCGCAGACGTGAGCTCTCCAAGTCACTTAATCGTTGATGTAAAACTTTCACGCGATGATTATCAATTGGCGCTATTGCTTTCTGAATCTTGCGCGAAAATTATGTTGCCGCAAGAGAATAGAGCTGAGGATTATGATCTATTCCCTGTTGGTACAGGGCCTTACCGAGTCATTCAAAACGACAATAAACGCCTCGTTTTACAAGCCTTTGACGGTTACTTTGGTTTTAGGCCCCTGTTAGATCGAATCGAAGTGTGGGTGATTGATGACCTACATTCGTCGATGATTTTCCCGAGCTTATCTAAACCCCTTAAGCCTGAAGTGGCCAACTATGCCGATAGCGTAGACCTCGATCCGGGTTGCACCTATTTACTACTCAACCGAAAAAATGGACTAGCGGCGGCCAATGATTGGGCGAATTACTTCACCCAGAAGTTGGGCACATTAAATTTATTCCAGCATCTACCTCAAGAGAAAATCGTCGAACTAGGTGTACTTCCGGCGCATGGTTTAAAGCCAGGTTGGTATCACCATACAAGGCATGGTTATACGTCACCACCTTCCTATCGTTCAGTCACTATTGCTTACCACGGTCAGCACCCAATGTTCCCAACCTTGGTCAAATGTATTGAAGGCTTGCTTAAAGAGGATGGATTGAGCGTTAACTTTATTAACTATGACTTGACCGTTGAAGATACTTCAGAAGTGGACATTTGGGTTAAACCGATGGGAATCACCACAAACAGGGATGATTCACTAGCAGGGTGGCTACTCAATAATAGCGATATTGAGGCACTTAGCCGTGAAGAGGATTTCGAACATTGGACTAAAGTCGTACAAGAGTGGCAAGCAACACAAAATGCTAGTTTCCCTGCACAAGAGCTTGGAAAATCTTTAGTAGAAAAGATGCAGCTCATTCCCATGTTTCACTGTTGGTTAGGGGTGAGTAAAGACCATTGTGGTTCGTTACAAAATGCGAAATGTAATGCGCTTGGATGGTTTGATTTCAGCAAAGTTTGGGTCAAACCTGAAATAGCTGAGGCAACAAATTCGCATCAAGAGGAAGGGTAG
- a CDS encoding DUF3389 family protein: protein MMIPFKSGKIIVTNHEVVVKLSGEHMVTLQAQTDAITLIGRGANVIAANGSETKWSIKLDNEQQIQQIAEQIGSQVQ from the coding sequence ATGATGATTCCTTTTAAAAGCGGAAAAATCATTGTGACTAACCACGAAGTGGTGGTAAAGCTTTCCGGTGAGCACATGGTGACGCTTCAAGCGCAAACCGATGCTATCACTCTGATTGGGAGAGGGGCGAATGTTATTGCCGCTAACGGCAGCGAAACCAAGTGGTCGATAAAATTGGACAATGAACAACAAATCCAACAGATTGCCGAGCAAATCGGCAGCCAAGTCCAATAA
- a CDS encoding hotdog fold thioesterase produces the protein MTIWKKSISLEALNKTSENTLIDHLNIIYTEVGDDFITATMPVCSFTHQPLGMLHGGASVVLAETLGSVAANFCVPKGSYCVGLDINANHVRSMRSGTVIGTAKPIHLGVSTQVWQINITDERERLVCTSRLTIAVKHKKSASSDKGL, from the coding sequence ATGACAATCTGGAAAAAATCGATCAGCCTTGAAGCCCTTAATAAGACGTCAGAAAATACTTTGATAGATCACCTAAACATTATTTATACCGAGGTAGGTGATGATTTTATAACGGCCACTATGCCTGTTTGTTCGTTTACTCACCAACCGCTTGGTATGCTGCACGGTGGTGCGTCTGTTGTCTTGGCCGAAACGCTTGGCTCAGTTGCGGCTAATTTCTGTGTCCCAAAAGGAAGTTACTGTGTGGGCCTCGACATTAATGCCAACCATGTACGTTCAATGAGAAGCGGCACCGTTATTGGTACAGCTAAGCCCATTCATTTAGGGGTATCCACTCAAGTATGGCAAATTAATATTACCGATGAGCGTGAACGTTTGGTGTGTACGAGTCGGTTGACCATCGCTGTTAAACATAAAAAATCTGCGTCGTCAGACAAAGGACTATAA
- a CDS encoding M48 family metallopeptidase: protein MQTWFKFVTLTAAMAMTACTSSPTGRNQLLLFSDSDMSSLGAQSFEQMKKELKISSDAKTNAYVQCVTDSITQHVPKQPGFDSWEVVVFDSDQVNAFALPGGKIGVYTGLLKVAVTQDQLATVIGHEIAHVLADHSNERLSQSQIANAGLQLTNIALGSSEYAQYRGATMAALGLGVQYGVLMPYGRTQESEADIVGLELMAKSGFDPNQSVDLWKNMAKASGGAQPPELLSTHPSHGTRIQDLSAKIQTLPENNVKRPNCI from the coding sequence ATGCAAACGTGGTTTAAATTCGTCACTCTCACTGCCGCAATGGCAATGACAGCCTGTACTTCTTCCCCAACAGGTCGTAACCAACTGCTTCTTTTTTCAGATTCAGATATGAGTAGCTTGGGTGCCCAATCGTTCGAGCAAATGAAGAAAGAACTCAAGATTAGCTCTGACGCTAAGACAAATGCTTATGTTCAGTGCGTAACAGATTCGATTACTCAACATGTCCCGAAACAACCAGGATTTGATAGCTGGGAAGTCGTCGTGTTTGATAGTGATCAAGTCAATGCGTTCGCGTTACCAGGCGGCAAGATTGGTGTCTATACCGGTTTACTTAAAGTAGCGGTTACTCAGGACCAGTTAGCGACCGTTATTGGCCATGAAATCGCACATGTCCTCGCTGATCACAGCAACGAACGACTGTCTCAATCTCAAATTGCCAATGCCGGACTTCAACTGACCAATATTGCGCTCGGTTCTTCCGAATATGCACAGTATCGAGGAGCAACCATGGCAGCGCTTGGATTAGGCGTACAATATGGTGTTTTAATGCCCTACGGTAGAACTCAAGAATCGGAAGCGGATATTGTGGGGTTAGAATTGATGGCGAAGTCTGGCTTTGATCCTAACCAGAGTGTCGATCTTTGGAAAAACATGGCTAAGGCTTCTGGGGGGGCTCAACCGCCTGAACTGCTCTCAACGCACCCTTCTCATGGAACTCGTAT